aatgtaatatttactttttgatctatttataggcataagaaattttaaattttttaagttatttttcaattattgtcgATGAAAGAATTTTTGCTTaacaaaaattttgaaaatgtaaactaTGTTCCTCATGAGTTGCTgttatagctatttaaaaatattaaagataggtagaggcacaatttttttctcagtcaagttaaataaatatgcatcaataataaaaagttaaaagttaatacacactttttgttaactttttataaagttaaaaaaaagttaatttgttcatacttaatttttttaagttaaataaattaactaaactttttcttaaaatttaatttaaaaaaaaatttagtaagttaacagttaagttaaaaagttaaaataaaaaacaaattgtttaatgtGTCCATAAatcaattcaatatattataatattatagttactaaatagtattttacttttttaactattttttagaGATGCACTTCTGGGGAAGAATTATCAAGTATTTACAATATCAGATAGTGAAGATGATGTCATAATAACTGATACGTCAAATATGAAATCAAATATGAAATCAATACACACTAAAagtgataaaattattgatttgatTGATTTAGATGATGATACCCAAATTGTGGAGATTAAACTTGAGCAAGCTCCGAAATcgaaaacaaattgtaaatcaAATAGTGAAGATGATCCTGTCATAATAACTGATACGTCAAAAATCAAACCAATACCAACTACAAAtgagaatattattgatttgattgattttgataataatacccAAAACTTGGGGGTTAAAATTAAGCCAGcttcaaaatcaaaaacaaatgtttCTATACCTGATCTTAAaaccaatgataataataaagtacTGCCAATTAATACTGAAGCCAGCAAAACTTTAAGTAATGGAAAATTTTTATCCAAAACTATACATAAACGGAAACCTGGGCCAAAATCAAAGACAATGTTTGTTAGTGATGTTTCTTTTAATGCTGAAAATGAGAAAACTCCTACAAAAAAAATGCGTTTAAATGAGTGTGAAGATATTAATAACGAAGAATCAAATACAGTAAATTTGTTAAGTTGTAGGTCAGTAAAGAAATTAGAAGTTCCCGAGAAGTATATCCATAACTCAAAGTATCCACCACCTTATCCCTTAATACCACCACATAATAATCAACCTTCATGGAAAAACGTGCCACCAATGCCTGATATGACAATCAAGGTTTCAGGAAATAAAGTGACTTTAACTTGGGACTTGCATTTGACTTTGCAGACGGCAAAGATCAAAATGTATGAACTATATGTATGCAAAGAAACAGATGCACCTCCAAAAACCTCTATGTGGAAAAAAAAGGGCATTATAAAAGCAGATTTGTTGCCTATGGCTTGTGAACTAGAAGTGTATGATTTAggacatttttactattttgctCTAAGAGCGGTAGATGAACACAACAGACGTGCGCCTTGTGCTGTTAAAAAAACTatgatttagaatttagattttaaatttacgataagtattttattataactaaaatgttATTAGCTAATGGGttaaacattgtatattattaattcaaaacagTTGATATATcttttttctcaataatttaatgataagtagctataaatttttaattgtaagcTATTATATCTTATTGAATTTGATTGTAAACTTTTGTATATTGATATCTTtggttcaaatataataaatataagatccgatattacatattattggtaCTTTATACATTTCCTAATACCATTTTTTAAgactactattattaataataacattttgataaGTGAAAAATACtctgaattttgaatttaatatgtaaaaattttcagaaacatcgacaaattaattaacagtaaaaaatgggATTCTCATTTAaagaatttaagtttttatcacCACAGGATCCTCCATCAGTAGTACAAAAatcttaagaattttaaaaataagatcttgaataactgcattatcgaagaaaaaaaaaggcgAGCAGTCTTAGTAAATGACCCGGCGCAGAGTGGTAAACAATTATTGAATACAGGGAAAAGATAATCCATCCAGCAGGGGCGTGCCTAGaatttttttctgggggggggggtcaacatttttaataacgtacctattttaagtatatatatataaaatgttcatataatatacatatgtcaGATATCgtcatattattcaatagtaatattaaaaaaaaaaataataataataatttataatacattacaacaaattttgaataatttgtcgTCACTCatcatatatattagatattagataatataaaaaaaaaaaaatcatagaatgAATCCTTGTCTTCGAGGTATTAAAGCGAACCTTCTCACCACTTAATTTGGATCAACgttaatttcattttgaattgaAAGAAGAGCTAACCCAGTTAACCGATCTTCACCAGTTTCATTGCGCAAATATGTTTTGATACGCCGTAAAGTAGAAAATGTCCTTTCGACGTTTTCGATATTTCCTATGATGTCACTACCAATGTCTTGAGAATCAAAATTTATTGACGTAGAaactacattttcattttcgacGCTTCCGATATTTCCTATGTTCAGTTGTCAGTATCAGTTGCAGGGgtggacttaccatttttccgcccctaggcattacaacactagcgccctgTACATTgcgtgctcccacgggggggggggggggagggagtaatgttccatgaaataaaactaaatatactctaacaaataaaaaattgaaaatgaaaaatgtcggtaatcacatcaaaatattttgaaaattgtatcaagtacatatagaaaatgaatatttggtgtaaatttcaagtatttgcGGTTCTTCGTTTTTTAACTACAACAAGACAAGAAAATTGTACCATGAGAAATAGCGtcaatatccaatgttgtaaaaacttgagcttaaataaaatttaatttgactttccggtagccattttttttttgtaaaagtagatatacttatgagttatgacttatgagcagTATTGTGTTaagttttcaaatcttagatataaaagaaaatttttaagaatttctaactcaaaatagtttgtacatttttgtgatttttatgaattatataaaattctaactttacgctcataaaaaattattttggatttactctcaaccttttttttaaaattccacttataacaacttatgaggaaccttgcattattacattttaaagtttcatGACCGAGCAAAAATTTCGTTATCgacattaatgaaaaaaaaaaaactaattaatgtaTCTAACTGAAAGTCGAATAACCGGGCGTAGACACATGGAactttcaccaaatatttatattagcattttccgtgtatcgtatattatgtaatattataaatattttttcaagctAATTACAGCCTTgagaaatatgtaaaatgttgtacattttaatgcAAGATCCCTTTATAAGTATCTTTTATGAaagatcaataatatttaagtacattGGCACGATTACACAGGATGTAACATGAATACAGGATGAACTGACggatgaaaaaaaacttttgttctattcaatatttaaaattttttttttatacataattcatGGTCGTTTGcactaaacaaaaatatagtactgaaaatttatattaaaatttttttgtaaatattcgaAATACccaatttgtaaatttgattataagaattattttaatggtaaaaacatttttttaagtcgagtagtttatattttagaatttttcaaaatattaatatttttttacattaattatttattaaccatataattttcataatttttttcacaagtTCAAGAAgcatcaattattaaataattaataaaaatattgaaaatcggGGTTCTTACGTTGCTAAAAAAATTTGCCtctaaaatgttcataataggtatttatactataaaccGCTTTAATAAACCGTATTACTTGAATTACAAAACCATGTTTGTATGCCATATTTTGTTCACTAGTGCGTCCTCTTAAGAATAAGTGTTTTCAAAAATGGAATACTTAACAATATacggtatgtataatattatgacatacatTGTTTAGtacttacaaattttattttattgtttaatgtctGGTTTAGAAAGCATTTGCACTCGAAATACAGATGAATCGTGAATGCAATTTaccataaaatatgcatatttagtaaatatgttGTAATTGTGTAAATGTACAACACCTGATGGCTGACACACACATGtgcaattttaaactattaaacatccatgaaaacttttaaaagtatGTAATGAAATTCAAAagaagttaattattt
This is a stretch of genomic DNA from Acyrthosiphon pisum isolate AL4f chromosome A3, pea_aphid_22Mar2018_4r6ur, whole genome shotgun sequence. It encodes these proteins:
- the LOC100168166 gene encoding activating transcription factor 7-interacting protein 2 isoform X1, with the protein product MYEYRFCPWPPDFFSFETNKIKMNNRKSRRNNNKKKVPPINVELDGDTIKIPLSTLNNIIEHESSNYMLEILTTKDAIGLNELVNVQDWKKNCKKLETQAKMLDSIASRLKRDIKINKLAQPMRCLSASVNQHVIVTLNKKAKKDALLGKNYQVFTISDSEDDVIITDTSNMKSNMKSIHTKSDKIIDLIDLDDDTQIVEIKLEQAPKSKTNCKSNSEDDPVIITDTSKIKPIPTTNENIIDLIDFDNNTQNLGVKIKPASKSKTNVSIPDLKTNDNNKVLPINTEASKTLSNGKFLSKTIHKRKPGPKSKTMFVSDVSFNAENEKTPTKKMRLNECEDINNEESNTVNLLSCRSVKKLEVPEKYIHNSKYPPPYPLIPPHNNQPSWKNVPPMPDMTIKVSGNKVTLTWDLHLTLQTAKIKMYELYVCKETDAPPKTSMWKKKGIIKADLLPMACELEVYDLGHFYYFALRAVDEHNRRAPCAVKKTMI
- the LOC100168166 gene encoding activating transcription factor 7-interacting protein 2 isoform X2, with protein sequence MNNRKSRRNNNKKKVPPINVELDGDTIKIPLSTLNNIIEHESSNYMLEILTTKDAIGLNELVNVQDWKKNCKKLETQAKMLDSIASRLKRDIKINKLAQPMRCLSASVNQHVIVTLNKKAKKDALLGKNYQVFTISDSEDDVIITDTSNMKSNMKSIHTKSDKIIDLIDLDDDTQIVEIKLEQAPKSKTNCKSNSEDDPVIITDTSKIKPIPTTNENIIDLIDFDNNTQNLGVKIKPASKSKTNVSIPDLKTNDNNKVLPINTEASKTLSNGKFLSKTIHKRKPGPKSKTMFVSDVSFNAENEKTPTKKMRLNECEDINNEESNTVNLLSCRSVKKLEVPEKYIHNSKYPPPYPLIPPHNNQPSWKNVPPMPDMTIKVSGNKVTLTWDLHLTLQTAKIKMYELYVCKETDAPPKTSMWKKKGIIKADLLPMACELEVYDLGHFYYFALRAVDEHNRRAPCAVKKTMI